In Phreatobacter aquaticus, a single genomic region encodes these proteins:
- a CDS encoding branched-chain amino acid ABC transporter permease, translating into MRVATAKESYAADEALFKTDTQKVWFGVLMAGLLLYPFVGSGYWMFLAVLVMINVISTTGLNILTGYTGQVSLGHAAFMAVGAYAVAFFDTRFNTPVLLNLVIAGALSAAIGILVGLPSLRIKGLYLAIATLAASVILHFVFLNWTPVTGGLRGLNVPTATIAGIELATPERLYWLVMPITVVMVLAAKNLFRTRVGRAFIAIRDRDISAEIIGISLFQYKLTSFAISSFYAGVAGGLWAYMFRVVTPESFPGLASIFFLAAVIVGGAGTIIGGLFGAIFMTLVPELLKLVAALVTPFYPDAPIYLAPVRNIVFGLLIVGFLIFEPMGLAEVWRRMRRFFALWPFRT; encoded by the coding sequence ATGCGCGTCGCAACGGCAAAAGAGAGCTACGCGGCCGACGAGGCGCTGTTCAAGACCGACACCCAGAAGGTCTGGTTCGGCGTGCTGATGGCAGGACTCCTGCTCTATCCCTTCGTCGGCTCGGGCTACTGGATGTTCCTCGCCGTGCTGGTGATGATCAACGTCATTTCCACGACGGGCCTCAACATCCTCACCGGCTATACCGGCCAGGTCAGCCTCGGCCATGCCGCCTTCATGGCGGTGGGCGCCTATGCGGTCGCCTTCTTCGACACCCGCTTCAACACGCCGGTGCTCCTGAACCTCGTCATTGCCGGCGCGCTCTCCGCCGCCATCGGCATTCTGGTCGGCCTGCCGTCGCTGCGCATCAAGGGGCTCTATCTCGCCATCGCGACGCTGGCCGCCTCCGTCATCCTGCACTTCGTCTTCCTCAACTGGACGCCGGTGACCGGCGGCCTGCGCGGCCTGAACGTGCCGACCGCCACCATCGCCGGCATCGAGTTGGCTACCCCGGAGCGGCTCTACTGGCTGGTCATGCCGATCACCGTCGTCATGGTGCTGGCGGCCAAGAACCTGTTCCGCACCCGCGTCGGCCGCGCCTTCATCGCCATCCGCGACCGCGACATCTCCGCCGAGATCATCGGCATCTCGCTGTTCCAGTACAAGCTGACCAGCTTCGCCATCTCGTCCTTCTATGCGGGGGTCGCTGGCGGCCTCTGGGCCTACATGTTCCGCGTCGTGACGCCGGAAAGCTTTCCGGGCCTCGCCTCGATCTTCTTCCTCGCGGCCGTCATCGTCGGCGGCGCGGGCACCATCATCGGTGGCCTGTTCGGCGCGATCTTCATGACGCTGGTGCCGGAACTCCTGAAGCTGGTCGCGGCCCTCGTCACCCCGTTCTATCCGGACGCGCCGATCTATCTGGCCCCCGTCCGGAACATCGTCTTCGGCCTGCTCATCGTCGGCTTCCTGATCTTCGAACCGATGGGCCTCGCCGAGGTCTGGCGACGCATGCGGCGCTTCTTCGCGCTCTGGCCGTTCAGAACCTGA
- a CDS encoding AMP-dependent synthetase/ligase, translated as MTATVIPLAQAREAAGAASAAADPSALPMKSVVEMLREHARTRPDDVAIRQKRFGIWQPTTYAEYWRRARHVGLGFRALGLGRKGHLGILSENRIEWVLSQIGAGIVGGVTVGVYPTSPANEVAYVLDHADVAIVVCEDQEQIDKVVEARAELPKILKIIALEDRGLAGYEPGLVMTFDELEALGRAEDEKNPGIADELMRDHQLSDIALLIYTSGSTGKPKGAMLSYRNIRAGATGLLDRYGIGEGWSTLSYLPLCHVAEQATTIFGPLYSGAQVNFGESLRTVQEDLREVAPKSFLGVPRIWEKMHSGIRVKMMEARPLQQWLYKTAFAACEPFAAKAPSQWTLTERLTYWASYLAVFRALKNAIGLTHCRVAFTGAAPISPEVIRFFRTLGVPLVEIYGMTETSGGILGQTPDDVIVGTVGKPMKGTEVKLAEDGEIIARGQTIFEGYYKNEDATRATVVDGWLHTGDVGQMQDGHIKIIDRKKDIMITAGGKNLSPTEIEHAVKTSPYIKECIVFGDRRKYVAALIQIEIDTVGKWAEMKGIAFTNYKNLSQHPGVRELIAADVDRANETLAQVANIRRFEIMDKELDHDDGEVTATMKVRRQAIEAKYAEAIGRLYR; from the coding sequence ATGACCGCGACCGTCATTCCCCTCGCCCAGGCCCGCGAGGCCGCAGGCGCCGCTTCGGCCGCCGCCGATCCCTCGGCCCTGCCGATGAAGAGTGTGGTCGAGATGCTGCGCGAGCACGCGCGCACGCGGCCCGACGACGTTGCCATTCGCCAGAAGCGCTTCGGCATCTGGCAGCCCACGACCTATGCCGAATACTGGCGCCGTGCCCGCCATGTGGGCCTTGGCTTCCGGGCGCTGGGCCTTGGCCGGAAGGGCCATCTCGGCATCCTCTCCGAGAACCGCATCGAATGGGTTCTCTCCCAGATCGGCGCGGGCATTGTCGGCGGCGTGACGGTTGGCGTCTATCCGACCAGCCCGGCGAACGAGGTCGCCTATGTGCTCGACCATGCCGATGTCGCCATCGTCGTCTGCGAGGACCAGGAGCAGATCGACAAGGTGGTGGAGGCACGCGCCGAGCTGCCGAAGATCCTGAAGATCATCGCGCTGGAAGACCGTGGCCTCGCCGGCTACGAGCCCGGCCTGGTCATGACCTTCGACGAACTGGAGGCCCTTGGCCGCGCCGAGGACGAGAAGAACCCCGGCATCGCCGACGAGCTGATGCGCGACCATCAGCTCTCCGACATCGCGCTGCTCATCTACACATCGGGTTCCACCGGCAAGCCCAAGGGCGCGATGCTGTCCTATCGCAACATCCGCGCGGGTGCGACGGGCCTGCTCGACCGCTATGGCATCGGCGAGGGCTGGTCGACCCTGTCCTACCTGCCGCTCTGCCACGTCGCCGAACAGGCGACCACGATCTTCGGACCGCTCTATTCGGGAGCCCAGGTCAATTTCGGCGAGAGCCTGCGCACCGTGCAGGAGGACCTGCGCGAGGTCGCGCCGAAGAGCTTCCTCGGCGTTCCCCGCATCTGGGAGAAGATGCATTCCGGCATCCGCGTGAAGATGATGGAGGCCCGACCGCTGCAGCAATGGCTCTACAAGACCGCCTTCGCGGCCTGCGAGCCCTTCGCCGCCAAGGCACCCTCGCAATGGACATTGACCGAGCGCCTGACCTACTGGGCCAGCTACCTCGCGGTGTTCCGCGCGCTCAAGAACGCCATCGGGCTCACCCATTGCCGCGTCGCCTTCACCGGCGCCGCCCCGATCTCACCGGAAGTGATCCGCTTCTTCCGCACGCTTGGCGTGCCGCTGGTCGAGATCTACGGCATGACCGAGACGTCCGGCGGCATTCTCGGCCAGACGCCTGACGACGTGATCGTCGGCACGGTCGGCAAACCGATGAAGGGCACCGAGGTGAAGCTCGCCGAGGACGGCGAGATCATCGCCCGCGGCCAGACCATCTTCGAGGGCTATTACAAGAACGAGGACGCCACGCGCGCGACCGTCGTCGATGGCTGGCTGCATACCGGCGATGTCGGCCAGATGCAGGATGGCCATATCAAGATCATCGACCGCAAGAAGGACATCATGATCACCGCCGGCGGCAAGAACCTGTCGCCGACCGAGATCGAGCATGCGGTGAAGACCAGCCCCTATATCAAGGAATGCATCGTTTTCGGCGACCGCCGGAAATATGTCGCGGCCCTGATCCAGATCGAGATCGACACAGTCGGCAAATGGGCCGAAATGAAGGGCATCGCCTTCACCAATTACAAGAACCTGTCGCAGCATCCGGGCGTGCGGGAACTGATCGCCGCCGATGTCGACCGCGCCAACGAGACCCTGGCGCAGGTCGCCAATATCCGGCGCTTCGAGATCATGGACAAGGAACTCGACCACGACGATGGCGAGGTGACCGCGACGATGAAGGTCCGCCGCCAGGCCATCGAGGCGAAATATGCCGAGGCGATCGGGCGGCTGTATCGGTGA
- a CDS encoding ABC transporter substrate-binding protein, giving the protein MTKLDRRTFGKLGLGAALVSTSTGRAFAQAPDIVIGAASPLTGVFAFAGVEGFEGARDHFDWVNRQGGVAGRKIRYIAEDSGYRVDNAVAIFTKLTSQHQIPIFFGDSTGFQKAINPELNRRSTTVMAGASFATEIDDATTFPNQWIPGPNYSDQAKVLLRYIAQQKRGASVVLVNSDTEFGRDPIAASEAEAKRLGLNIVEKILTAPGSVDVSGDVLKIRRRNPDYVIFHGYVLQPIPEFMAQARQAGMTSKFMGTFYSTDTVLMNRAGAAADGYLGVSCYNFEANAQGAHMAQIREINKEKVRTNAYFQGWTNAGIALETLKRTLAANQELNAANLMKAARSIQNFDTGGVIGVPTSIVKNAIPVGRIWEFKAAEKRLVAASDWMTISAAG; this is encoded by the coding sequence ATGACAAAGCTCGATCGACGCACATTCGGCAAGCTCGGCCTCGGCGCCGCGCTCGTCTCAACCAGCACCGGCCGCGCCTTCGCCCAGGCCCCCGACATCGTCATCGGCGCGGCCAGCCCGCTCACCGGCGTCTTCGCCTTTGCCGGCGTGGAAGGCTTCGAGGGCGCCCGCGACCATTTCGACTGGGTCAACCGCCAGGGCGGCGTCGCCGGCCGCAAGATCCGCTACATCGCCGAGGATTCCGGCTACCGGGTCGACAATGCGGTGGCGATCTTCACCAAGCTGACCAGCCAGCACCAGATCCCGATCTTCTTCGGTGATTCCACCGGCTTCCAGAAGGCGATCAATCCGGAGCTGAACCGCCGCAGCACCACCGTGATGGCAGGCGCTTCCTTTGCCACCGAGATCGACGACGCAACCACCTTCCCCAACCAGTGGATCCCGGGCCCGAACTATTCCGACCAGGCCAAGGTGCTGCTGCGCTACATCGCCCAGCAGAAGCGCGGCGCCTCCGTCGTGCTGGTCAATTCCGACACCGAGTTCGGCCGTGATCCGATCGCCGCCTCGGAAGCGGAGGCCAAGCGCCTCGGCCTCAACATCGTGGAAAAGATCCTGACCGCGCCGGGCTCGGTGGACGTCTCCGGCGACGTGCTGAAGATCCGCCGTCGCAACCCCGACTACGTGATCTTCCACGGCTATGTCCTGCAGCCGATCCCGGAATTCATGGCCCAGGCACGCCAGGCCGGCATGACCTCCAAGTTCATGGGCACGTTCTATTCCACCGACACCGTGCTGATGAACCGCGCGGGCGCGGCCGCAGACGGCTATCTCGGCGTCTCCTGCTACAATTTCGAGGCCAATGCGCAGGGCGCGCACATGGCGCAGATCCGCGAGATCAACAAGGAGAAGGTGCGCACCAACGCCTATTTCCAGGGCTGGACCAATGCCGGCATCGCGCTCGAAACCCTGAAGCGGACGCTCGCCGCCAACCAGGAGCTGAACGCCGCGAACCTGATGAAGGCCGCCCGTTCGATCCAGAACTTCGACACCGGCGGCGTCATCGGCGTGCCGACCTCGATCGTCAAGAACGCCATTCCCGTCGGCCGCATCTGGGAGTTCAAGGCCGCCGAGAAGCGCCTTGTCGCGGCCTCCGACTGGATGACCATCTCGGCCGCCGGCTGA
- a CDS encoding ABC transporter ATP-binding protein: MTAETGSILEVNNIEVVYNKAIQALRGLSLAVPKGKIVALLGSNGAGKSTVLKAVSALLPMENGLVTDGRILFDGQPVEQGSPHRLVRSGLFHVMEGRRIFADLTVEENLVAATYALTGRADQKPDFDRVYRYFPRLAERRKGLAGYLSGGEQQMLAIGRALVAKPRVILLDEPSLGLAPLLVEEIFAIIARINAEEGVSMLLVEQNASVALSIAHYGYIMETGRIVIDGPTEKLLGDRDVQEFYLGLAHKSYRDIKHYKRRKRWLS, from the coding sequence ATGACGGCTGAGACCGGTTCGATCCTCGAGGTGAACAATATCGAGGTCGTCTACAACAAGGCCATCCAGGCCTTGCGTGGACTGTCGCTGGCTGTCCCAAAGGGCAAGATCGTCGCCCTGCTGGGCTCCAATGGCGCGGGCAAGTCGACCGTGCTGAAGGCCGTCTCGGCGCTCCTGCCGATGGAGAACGGCCTGGTCACCGATGGCCGCATCCTGTTCGACGGACAGCCCGTCGAGCAGGGTTCGCCGCACCGTCTCGTGCGCTCCGGCCTGTTCCACGTCATGGAGGGACGGCGCATCTTCGCCGACCTGACAGTGGAGGAAAACCTCGTCGCGGCGACCTATGCGCTGACCGGGCGTGCCGACCAGAAGCCCGACTTCGACCGCGTCTATCGCTATTTCCCAAGGCTTGCCGAGCGCCGCAAGGGCCTGGCCGGCTATCTCTCCGGCGGCGAGCAGCAGATGCTCGCCATCGGCCGTGCCCTAGTGGCCAAGCCCCGCGTGATCCTGCTGGACGAGCCGTCCCTTGGCCTCGCGCCCCTGCTGGTGGAGGAGATCTTCGCCATCATCGCGCGCATCAATGCCGAGGAAGGCGTCTCCATGCTGCTGGTCGAGCAGAACGCCTCCGTCGCGCTCTCCATCGCGCACTATGGCTACATCATGGAAACCGGCCGCATCGTCATCGACGGCCCGACCGAGAAGCTTCTCGGCGACCGCGACGTGCAGGAATTCTATCTCGGCCTCGCCCACAAGAGCTATCGCGACATCAAGCACTACAAGCGCCGCAAGAGGTGGCTGTCATGA
- a CDS encoding branched-chain amino acid ABC transporter permease — protein sequence MFGAIDPIDIIETSIAGLGTGALLALTGVAFVIIYKATKVINLAIGEMLMIGAFVFYGFSAGLALPIWISIPATLVVAALIGGGIERLMIRPLMKDNPVSVFMVTIGLTSILIGIVELIWTAEPRRLPEFLPGQPIVLGEAFIGSKTAYSFLIAAAVIAVLLVVFAFWRGGIALRATATDRAAASSVGINIAGVFSFSWMLAAMVAALAGILVGSVGGISSAMGLFGLSVFVVVIVGGLDSIAGALIAGLFIGWLEAMVGRFFGGEFKLLATFSILLVVLVVRPYGLFGTHEIERL from the coding sequence ATGTTTGGTGCGATCGATCCCATCGACATCATCGAGACGAGCATTGCGGGCCTTGGCACCGGCGCGCTGCTGGCGCTGACCGGCGTCGCCTTCGTCATCATCTACAAGGCCACCAAGGTCATCAATCTCGCCATCGGCGAGATGCTGATGATCGGCGCCTTCGTATTCTATGGCTTCTCGGCGGGCCTTGCCCTGCCGATCTGGATCTCGATCCCGGCAACGCTCGTCGTGGCTGCCCTGATCGGTGGCGGCATCGAGCGGCTGATGATCCGCCCGCTGATGAAGGACAATCCGGTCTCGGTCTTCATGGTGACGATCGGGCTCACCTCCATCCTCATCGGCATTGTCGAACTGATCTGGACCGCCGAGCCGCGCCGCCTGCCGGAATTCCTGCCGGGACAACCGATCGTGCTCGGAGAGGCCTTCATCGGCTCGAAGACCGCCTATTCCTTCCTGATCGCAGCCGCCGTCATCGCCGTGCTGCTGGTAGTCTTCGCCTTCTGGCGTGGCGGCATCGCCCTGCGCGCAACCGCCACCGACCGCGCCGCCGCCTCCTCCGTCGGCATCAACATCGCCGGCGTCTTCTCCTTCTCCTGGATGCTCGCCGCCATGGTGGCCGCGCTCGCCGGCATCCTCGTCGGATCGGTCGGCGGCATCTCCTCGGCCATGGGCCTGTTCGGCCTGTCGGTTTTCGTGGTGGTGATCGTCGGCGGGCTGGATTCGATTGCCGGCGCGCTGATCGCCGGCCTGTTCATTGGCTGGCTGGAGGCCATGGTCGGCCGCTTCTTCGGCGGCGAGTTCAAGCTGCTCGCCACCTTCTCGATCCTGCTCGTCGTGCTGGTCGTCCGGCCCTACGGCCTGTTCGGCACCCATGAGATCGAGAGGCTCTGA
- a CDS encoding ABC transporter ATP-binding protein: MALAPSDPAAPQRPSAARLDVDGLSLQFGGVKALDGVSLSVEPGSITALIGPNGAGKTSAFNAISGFYKPKSGTVTLDGADITQVPARDRAKLGLARTFQNIALFRGMTVLDNIKLGRHAHLTTNVFDAFFYWGKAKREEMELRAEIERDVIDFLELDHIRNTPVAILPYGLQKKVELARALAMRPRILMLDEPVAGMNREETEDMARAILDVRDEWGVTVLLVEHDMGMVMDISDHVCVLNFGRRIAAGSPAEVRANPDVIKAYLGSSGDPRKADLEVA; encoded by the coding sequence ATGGCGTTGGCGCCATCTGATCCGGCCGCGCCTCAGCGGCCGTCTGCTGCACGTCTGGATGTTGATGGCCTGTCGCTGCAATTTGGCGGCGTGAAGGCGCTCGACGGCGTATCGCTGTCGGTCGAGCCGGGCTCGATAACCGCTCTCATCGGCCCGAATGGCGCCGGCAAGACCTCCGCCTTCAATGCCATTTCCGGCTTCTACAAGCCGAAGAGCGGCACGGTGACGCTAGACGGCGCCGACATCACCCAGGTGCCGGCGCGCGACCGCGCCAAGCTCGGCCTTGCCCGCACCTTCCAGAACATCGCGCTGTTTCGCGGCATGACCGTGCTCGACAATATCAAGCTCGGCCGCCACGCCCATCTCACCACCAATGTCTTCGATGCCTTCTTCTACTGGGGCAAGGCGAAGCGCGAGGAGATGGAACTCCGCGCCGAGATCGAGCGCGACGTCATCGATTTCCTTGAGCTCGACCACATCCGCAACACCCCCGTGGCGATCCTGCCCTACGGCCTGCAGAAGAAGGTGGAGCTCGCCCGCGCGCTCGCCATGCGGCCGCGCATCCTGATGCTGGACGAACCGGTCGCCGGCATGAACCGCGAGGAGACCGAGGACATGGCCCGCGCCATCCTCGATGTGCGCGACGAATGGGGCGTCACCGTCCTCCTGGTCGAGCACGACATGGGCATGGTGATGGACATTTCCGACCATGTCTGCGTGCTCAATTTCGGCCGCCGCATTGCCGCGGGATCGCCGGCCGAGGTGCGCGCCAATCCGGATGTCATCAAGGCCTATCTCGGCTCGTCCGGCGACCCCCGCAAAGCCGATCTGGAGGTCGCGTGA